The Microthrixaceae bacterium sequence TCTCTGGCCGGACTGTCCATGTTCCTGTGGCCGTTGCTGTTGCAGGCACCAGCGGAGGCCGGCCACAACACCGACGCGCCGTTCGTGTTCATCGGCATCCTTCCCGTGCTGCTCGCCGTCGTGCTCACCGAGTTGCACACCGGTGGCATCGACACCAAGTCGCTCGCGATGCTCGGCGTGTTGTCCGCCATGGGCGCAGCGCTTCGGCCCATGGGTGCTGGACTCGCCGGCATCGAGACCGTCTTCTTCCTGCTGATTCTCGCCGGGCGGGTCTATGGCCCGGGTTTCGGCTTCGTCCTCGGCAGCACCACGTTGTTCGCCTCGGCGATCATCACGGGCGGCATCGGCCCGTGGCTCCCGTTCCAGATGTTGGGTTCGGCGTGGGTCGGCCTCGGCGCCGGGCTGTTGCCACGACGGGTTCGCGGACGCTCGGAGATCGCCATGCTGTGCGCCTACGGAGCGGTGGCGGCCTACGTGTTCGGGTTCTTGTTGAACATGTGGTTCTGGCCGTACGCGATCGGCGCGGACACCGAGTTGTCGTTCGTCCCCGGCGACGCGGTGTTGTCGAACCTGCA is a genomic window containing:
- a CDS encoding ECF transporter S component; this translates as MTAPALSTRAASGLAGSRLRVRSAVVLAVASLAGLSMFLWPLLLQAPAEAGHNTDAPFVFIGILPVLLAVVLTELHTGGIDTKSLAMLGVLSAMGAALRPMGAGLAGIETVFFLLILAGRVYGPGFGFVLGSTTLFASAIITGGIGPWLPFQMLGSAWVGLGAGLLPRRVRGRSEIAMLCAYGAVAAYVFGFLLNMWFWPYAIGADTELSFVPGDAVLSNLHRFVLYSLATSTFGWDTGRAITNIIAISVVGPPVLLTLRRAARKAAFGAPVEFVSSPDASSGRVSRWDVSRRRAP